TTAGAGGCAAAAGTAAATAAGGGAAGAGGAGTTAGTTATGAAGATTGAATCACATCGAGATTTAATTGTGTGGCAAAAATCAATGAATATGGTAGTGAATATCTATAGCAATCCTAAATGAAATGTGTTCGCGAAGCGTGCCGTAGGTATCACATCTCTTATTTTCCTACCTCTGTGTCCTCTGTGCCTCTGTGGTTCGTTAAAAAAACTAGTTCATAACTCAAATAGGAGTCCTATATCAATTAGCATCTGCATTTCCAAATACAGAAATTTATCGTCTTACTTCACAAATTACTCGTGCTGCTGCATCTGTTCCAGCCAATATTGCCGAAGGTCATGCACGAGGAACAACTAAAAACGATTTTGCACATTTTTTATCTATAGCTAAGGGTTCATTAATGGAAACAGAAACTTTTTTAATGCTTGCTGTTAGATTAAATTATCTAACTTCAGAACAAGCAAATCCCACATTATCGCTGATTATAGAAATTAGTAAAATGCTCACTTCTCTTCGTTCTAAAATCTTAAATACACCATAACTAACTTTCTTCCCACTATCAACTTTTATCACTTTTAATTAATTATGTTTCAAAACGAAATGACTAACTCTCTTCCTACTTTCACCTGTAACCTGTCACCTGTCACCTCTGATGATGATTACGTTAATATCGCTTCTTTAAATCAATATTCCTATTGTCCTCACCGTTGTTGGTTGATTCATTGTGCAGGGGAATTTATTGATAATCAATACACAATTGAAGGTACAAGTTTACATGAACGAGTTCACACAGTTGGAGAACAAAATCGTGAGGAAACTTGGCAGATACGCGCTATTTATTTGAAATCAGAGCAATATAAACTTATCGGTAAATCTGATTTAATTGAGTTTGAAAATGGCGGATTTTACCCTATTGAATACAAAAGAGGACGCAGGGGAGAATGGGATAATGATGAATTGCAAGTTTGCGCTCAAGCTTTGTGTTTGGAGGAAATGACAGGAAAAAATATCAATACTGGCTATATCTATTATGCTCAAACTCATCAACGGAAATTAGTAGAAATTACCCCAGAATTACGAGGTAGTACGATCGCTACTATTGAAGCTATCCAAACCTTACTGTTTACAGGTGCTATGCCAAAAGCTGTAAAAACAAAACGCTGTGATGGTTGTAGTCTTTATTCTCGATGTTTGCCACAACTTGCTGATAAAGTTGGGCGTTATCAAGAAGCAAATTAACCCAGATCCCCGACTTCTGAGATCAATTCATAATTTATGTAGAAAATAAAAAAGAAGTCGGGGATCTTATTTAGTCACCTATTATCTATTTTGAGGATTTAATTATGGGTACTCTTTACATCGTACAAGATGATGCTTTTATTGGTAAGGTTGATGAACGGATTAATGTGAAATATGAAAAGAAAATTCTTCAAGATGTTCCGTTTATTCATCTTGAGGGTGTGGTTGTTTTAGGACGAGCAACTATTTCACCTGCTGTTGTGGATGAATTGATGCAGCGTCATATTCCTCTATCTTTTATCAATAAAATTGGTCATTATTTGGGACGGTTAGAACCAGAAATGACTGGTAATATTTTCATTCGCAAGGCACAATGGCAAGCAGCAGGAGAAACCCCCCAATCTATTCATCTGGTGCAAGGGTTTGTTAGGGGAAAATTAAAAAATTATCGTCAAACTTTGATGCGTTATCAGCGTGAATTTAATGATATTGATCTATCTAAAAGTATTCCTCGCATTGAACAGGTAATTGCTGCAATTAATTCAACTGAAAGTATCAATTCTTTGCGGGGTTTAGAAGGTTCTGGTAGTGCTGCTTATTTTGGTTGTTTTGATAGTCTGATTCGTAATTCTCAATTTTCTTTTACTAAGCGTGTCCGTCGTCCAGCTACAGATCCAGTAAATTCATTGTTAAGTTTTGGCTATTCTTTGCTGCGTCATGATCTGCAAAGTGCTGTGAATATTGTCGGTTTTGATCCATATTTAGGATACCTACATTTCGATCGCTATAATCGTCCTTCTTTAGCTTTAGATTTAATGGAAGAGTTTCGCCCTTTAGTGGTAGATGCGGTAGTTTTATCTATTTTGAATAAGCAATTATTAACTCCAGCAGATTTTGTAACTGAACCGTTAAGTGGTGCTGTTTCTCTGACTCCAGAAGGACGTAAAACTTTTTTAACTTTGTACGAAAAGAAAAAAATATCGGAGTTTAAACATCCAGTAATGGGGCGTAAATGTAGTTATCGAGAGGCTTTTGAATTGCAAGCGAGATTACTGGCTAAGTATTTAATGGGAACAATTGATAAATATCCCCCTTTGGTCTTGAAATAAAATTTATTTAGATAGAATTTATGAATGTTGTTGTTTCTTACGATATTTCTGAGGATAAACGCCGTACTAAAATCCATAGTATCCTCAAATCCTATGGACAATGGGTGCAGTATAGTATTTTTGAATGTGAGTTAACTGATACTCAATATGCTAAATTGCGATCGCGTCTCAATAAACTCATAAAACCTGAAACCGACAGCATTCGCTTTTACTTTCTTTGTGCTTGCTGTTTTGGTAAAATAGAAAGAATCGGTGGTGAACAGCCCCGTGATCAGACGATTTTCTTCGCT
The DNA window shown above is from Anabaena sp. WA102 and carries:
- a CDS encoding four helix bundle protein, giving the protein MTRAAASVPANIAEGHARGTTKNDFAHFLSIAKGSLMETETFLMLAVRLNYLTSEQANPTLSLIIEISKMLTSLRSKILNTP
- the cas4 gene encoding CRISPR-associated protein Cas4 — its product is MTNSLPTFTCNLSPVTSDDDYVNIASLNQYSYCPHRCWLIHCAGEFIDNQYTIEGTSLHERVHTVGEQNREETWQIRAIYLKSEQYKLIGKSDLIEFENGGFYPIEYKRGRRGEWDNDELQVCAQALCLEEMTGKNINTGYIYYAQTHQRKLVEITPELRGSTIATIEAIQTLLFTGAMPKAVKTKRCDGCSLYSRCLPQLADKVGRYQEAN
- the cas1d gene encoding type I-D CRISPR-associated endonuclease Cas1d, translating into MGTLYIVQDDAFIGKVDERINVKYEKKILQDVPFIHLEGVVVLGRATISPAVVDELMQRHIPLSFINKIGHYLGRLEPEMTGNIFIRKAQWQAAGETPQSIHLVQGFVRGKLKNYRQTLMRYQREFNDIDLSKSIPRIEQVIAAINSTESINSLRGLEGSGSAAYFGCFDSLIRNSQFSFTKRVRRPATDPVNSLLSFGYSLLRHDLQSAVNIVGFDPYLGYLHFDRYNRPSLALDLMEEFRPLVVDAVVLSILNKQLLTPADFVTEPLSGAVSLTPEGRKTFLTLYEKKKISEFKHPVMGRKCSYREAFELQARLLAKYLMGTIDKYPPLVLK
- the cas2 gene encoding CRISPR-associated endonuclease Cas2; translated protein: MNVVVSYDISEDKRRTKIHSILKSYGQWVQYSIFECELTDTQYAKLRSRLNKLIKPETDSIRFYFLCACCFGKIERIGGEQPRDQTIFFA